Part of the Notamacropus eugenii isolate mMacEug1 chromosome 5, mMacEug1.pri_v2, whole genome shotgun sequence genome is shown below.
aattaggGTCATTTAATTCTTAGTAGTAGCAAGAAAACAGACAGATTGAGGACTTGTGAAGGTAACATACTTAGTTAATATTATTCCTGTCTCAATTAGTTAATGTTAAAGAAATATGGTTTACAGTCTATCTTGTAAATTCTTTAAAGAGGCATagcatgaccagaagttggaaatGTTTATTACTTGacatgtactgtgttaaaaatttatcacttattgtatttatgtaggTATTGGAACCTGTTGTTAATTTCTTAGTGAAGTCTCATCTTCTTGATGGGGGGATGAATATGGACAATTGGCCAAAgctccaattttaattttttaagagtgATAAGGGGTATACAGCTTAAGAATGGTAATTCATAAATTGTGTCAGgatcagttttgtaggagaatgGACATAGGAAAGATGACTTCTACAAAAGATGGCAAGAAGATACTCTGGTAAAGATGGCTTAAATGGACATCCAGACCAGAAAGCTGCAACAGATgatactccccccccccccattgctaTTGAGATGAAACTTCTAAATGGACAATTGTCCATCTAGAATTCATtgattcctctttttcttttggatCTCTGTTTCTGTACTTAGGAAAAGGACtgccccttgtaatttgtcaatgtgtCAGTCAGCCTCTCTGCCTTCTTACTTAAAGaagagatagatgaagggaagaattcatatgaGAAAGTAAAGGAGCATTAAAAATGTGGAAACAAAACGAAATGTTAAGATCTTAgtggaaaaaaaacacagaaaatctCCATCAGATGAGGATGTTAAAAAGGTTTGAAGAAAGTATTGGGGGGAAAGTGTGGAAACATAACCCTTATCTAAACAAAAGGAGGGattgtgagagacagcaaaaagttaagtttccacagaagttattatttgatgaagtcactgagaataagtcagataataagaaagTTAGCAGATTGAAGAtggactcaaccaatcaggagacagacagtggccttcagaaagtCACAAAATTTTTGATAAGATGGTCCAAGCCTGAAACTGGCCTGACCCAGTAGAGGAATGTAACGGGAAATAACCTGAAGAAAGTTTTTCTTCACTGcacttgcttaatgaacctcatgtaTATAAATAGACACACCCTGCATAAAATTATCCccccattttctgatcatgggtcctatgttaaaaCATGTTTGAGAGGGGGGAATCACACCAAGGGTGGTTACATAATGgacatgtagagaagatggtgacctaatggagaacGCACCAGTCTGTCTCCTAGTGGGCGCATCTGTCTTGAACTAACAGTATATAACTCATCTCACTTCTGTATTCAGTGCTCTTCCTTCCTAAAAGGTGGGACTGAGCCTGCTTTGACCAAGGTGTTCAACTCCTCTGAACTCTGCTACAATAAATTTCCCTTGATACCTCATTAGTGTCAAGTGTGTCTCTAACAGAAGTGTCTCAGGTCACTGGAACATGAGGGGTATttggattttcctttttaagtaataataatagctaacatttctatagcacctaccaggcactgtgctgagtgctttacaaatattatctcatttgatcctcacaacaaacaaTCCTGGGAGTAGgggccattattatctccattttgtaaatgaggaaactgaggcaaagagatgacatgactcacacagctagtgtctgaggctggatttgaactccccTTCCTGACTATATGTCCAATACTCTATACACTGAGTTCCCTAAGGGACCCACCCTTCCAACATTGTCTTCTTGGCATTTAGGATCCTTAACTTGGCTTCTGTCTCAGGGGCTTATTTCTTCGCATTTTCACATCCTCTTGGGGAGAAAGGAATTCCTTTTCCCTCTGGATTCTGAATGTTTCCTAAGACAGTAGCCAATACTTTCAGTAAGCATACATCCACTCACATGCTTTGTTTCATGCCTCCcttaatactattttaaaatattagcacagagagaagtgagcataaccaggagaacagtgcacccagtaacagcaacactgttcaatgatcaactgtgatagacttagctcttctcagcaatgcaaggacctaagacagctccaaaagactcatgatggaaagtgctctccacatccagagaaagaactatggagtctgaatgcagagaggagcagactattttctcttttttgtgggttattttctttctcgtggtttttccattttgttcttattcttctttcacaacataactaatgtggaaatatgtttaacattttTGAATTGTATAACCAATTGCTTattatcttggggagagggaggggaggggaggagagggaaggagaaaaattgaaaactcaaaaatcttattttaaaaatgaatgttgaaaactatctccacatataaatggaaaaaaataaaatactacatacaataataataattaataatgagcATAAGACCCCTACCTCTGGTGAGCAGGAACATACCTATCTCTCTTGCTAAACTACTCCAAAGCCTAAAGCTGAATTTTTGCAACATAGCCATCGATTCCAGCTCTGCTCTCTGGGACCAAGAAAAACAAGTCTTGGTTTGATGATGTGATGTGATGGCTTCAATATTAATGACAGTCCTTTCCCTTTAGTGAGAATACTTTAGTGTCTTCTGTCCAAGATGGGCATCCCTGTTCTTTGAGTGAACCTGTGTATGGCCTGATCACACCAGCACCTGCCCAAATCCATCCTTCCTCTAAGATCACTCTGCCTCCTTACTGTCCTCCACTGGTCAGTCTGGCCAAGTGCCTTCAATCAGCctcttttccttgacctgatcTAGGTTGTCTAGCCTCCTGAACTAGACCCCAATGCCTTTTCATAATCTGTCTATAAGTCACTCAGTCTTCCCAACCAACACTCTAAGCCTGCCTTCAAATATCCATCCATTACTCCTGAACCACTGTATCTGCTCTCTCCAAGTCTGTCCATCCTCACTAAAGACCAGCTTGTCTATTCCACATTGTCTGGTCCATGTGACCCTTCTCCCAGGACAGTCCATCTTTACAGAAAAATGTCAGTCCCTTAATCTCATAATTCTAAGCCCCCTAATTGTCTGCCCTCCCTGTGTCAGTCTGTTTCATCCTCCCCACACACAGTCTCCTTAGAGCAGTGATAACTACTTATTAAGCTATTTCCCCTCAGTCCCACCTCATTGTCCCTTAAATTAGGCCCCATGTCCTCATCCTCATCTGGGTCTGCCTTCCCAAAGAATTCTGTTCCTATGGCTTAAGTCAGTTCATCTGTCCATCCTCATCCCTAGATCAGATTCTCCCTCCATCTCATACCCAAATATCTCCCCAGATGACTCTCCAACACCCCCAAATCCATCTCTCTCTTTGACACTTTGTGTCAAAGTCTGTCAACTCCACTCTCTTCTCCCCCATAACCATGTCCACACCCCATCTGTCCATACCTCTACATGTCAGTGTGCCTATCTATCCAAACCTTCCTCTAGCACCATGGTCAGTTTGGTTTAGCAGAAAGAGCAAAGCATGTGAAGTCAAGGACTGACCTTACCTCTAATACTCACTCACTCCCTCTTGAACCTTGGGCAAACCAcagcctccctgagcctcagttccttcatctgtaaaacgagtggTTGATTTTGGCAACCTCTAAGTCCCCTTCCTAAATCTATGGTTTGATGATCTGTCCTGTCCAGGCTCCCATGTCAGTCTGTCCACTCCCTCCTGGTGAGTCAATCCATTTCTCTAGCTTCATTCCAAATTGGTCAGTCCCCAGTCAATCAGTTCCTTTGTCCAGTTTCCTCAAATCAGTCAGCTGAACTCCATCTGTCCACTCCTTTCAGGTTGGTCAGTCCATCCTTCCAGCTCACCCTCCCCAGGTCAATCAGTCTGCATGCCCATCCCTGCCAGGACAGTCAACTCATCTGTCCCCGCCCCCCACATCCACCATGTCATCTCCCTGGCTTCACTCAGGGCTTCTATTCAGGTGGCCAGGTCATTAATCCATTGGTTCAATTTTCTATTGTCTCAGCCCCTATCAATGAATCTGTCTGTGCAACGCCTTCAGGCTAATCTCAAGgtccagtccctgctctcagtcCATCTCTACCTCACCCAGGTCAGTCTATCAAATCCCCTGAAACTAGTCAGCTCATCTGCCCATCTCAATAAGGAGCACATAGAGGATGGATGAGCCTGAGGAGGGTGTGAAGAGGGGTGCAGGATTGGAGTCAGCCACCTCAAAGGGGAAAGGGCTACCTCTGGGAGTGCTGGGTTCTTGCTCACTGTGGGAGGGGCACACTATAAATGAAGGCAGGGAGATGGCAGGAGGTATTCTGCCAAGGAGGGGCTGAACCTTGGGACTTAGAGGTCCCTTTGAACTAGAATGTCTGATCCTGTGAAAGGTCCAGTAAGAGGAGCATAGACTTCTCAGGGACTATGAAATCAAGTGGGATGTCAGAACTTGCCAGACAGTGCTAAGAGATCATTCAAGTCCCCTGgacccttctctttctctccctccttctctctctcctctctctctccccctccttctcctctccctcgctcctcatctcctctcttctcctcttctgtgtctctctctccctccctctctcttttcctcccattctcttcctctcctctttgtctctctcccccctccctcctcttctttctctatatcatcttcctcatcttccactaatttctcagtttcttgcAATCTGGATTTCACCTCTCCCCTCCACTGAAACTGTCTCCAAGGTTGTCTCAGTGATCTCTTAACTACTAACTCCCCAGGCCTCTCTCTGTCCTCACTTTCCTTGATGTCTCAGAAGCCTTTTACAACCAAGCACCCCCTGCTCCCTTTCctgttctctctcccctccctagcTTGTGGGccactgctccctcctcctcctccccactgcCAGACCTCTCTCAGTCTCCTTGGTGGAATCATCCTAGATCTTTGCCCTCCTCTGAGATGTCCCGGTCTTgggttctcttttctctcccttctcatttgcTTCCATAGGTTCTACTGTCATCACTCCACAGATAAGTTCTGGTTCTTTCAACAAAACCGCAGGGACACCTCTCCACCTGGATATCCTGTTGCCTTTCAAAGTCAGCCTGTCCAAAACAAAGCTTCTTCACCTTCTACCATCCCCATTTCTGTGGCAACTACTACCATCCTCCCCATCACCAACCTCCACAACTTCAGCACCATCCAagacattctcttcctcctcagccTGCCCTCATATCTGACTAAGCCTTGGCCAAGCTTATTTCCCCtctttggccctcagtttctcTATGTGTAAAATAAGATGGTTGAACTCTGTGCCCTCTGGGTAAAATTATGGTGTAGGTCCATAGATCATTAGTTAGGAggaacttagaggccatctagaccAGTCCTTCCTCATTGCCCAGccctcccccatctcccacaGTTTTGCAAGGCTGAAGCTGAGACAGGAAGTGATTGGCCCAGTCACACAAATCAGGCTTTGAAAAACTCACCCCCAACTCTTTCTGCTCATAAATGCCCAGTGTCTGAGTCTTGCTCCCTCTCTACTCTATCCCAGAACCTGCATTGCAGCATGCCCCCTCCAAAAAGTTGCCATCCCCTATCCCATCAGCTCTCAATCTTGTCCTTTCTCTGCTTTGGGCAGCATTGATTGGTGCTGGCCAGGGAGGTGAATACCatctcttttcctatttctgcCTTTAAGACCTTAGGTAAGTAGATTCTCATCTCTGGTCTTCAACTGGAAAAGAGATGTCCAATACCAGCTCCAAATCTTATGATGTCTGACCCAAGGGACAGGGTGAGGCTTCCCAAAGAGACATCAGGGAGAAGAATGTCTAGATCTGGCCCCAGAGACcaaaactggggggagggggagtgagcAGTCACAGGGAGAAGAGAATTCAATTTGTAGCTGCCATCCtctgttaaaatgtaaactcaAAGGCAGGGATatcttcacttttatctttgtatcccctgtgacCAGCACacggcctggcacatagtaggtgcttaattaattgAAGTCACTATCTGAAAGTGGGATAACTCGATGCCCTCTGAAGCCCCTTCTGACTGTGGAATTCTAGGTCTAAGATAGGAGAAGGCAGTCCACTAACAATGGGGGTTGTACCCAAGTGGGACAGACTGACTTGGGAGGCAGTAGGTGGCCTCTGGCTGGGGGTCTTTCAGTAGAGACTGGAGGGCCACTTGTTGGGGTTGTTGGATAGTGGATTCATGGTCAGGCTAGACACACACTGAAGTCCTTTACAATGGGAAAAACCTGtggagttgtgtgtgtgtgtgtgtgtgtgtgtgtgtgtgtgtgtgtgtgtgagagagagagagagagagagattctaacACCAGTGAGTAGTGAGTGCCCTCATGGGAGGTCTCAGGCAGAGGTATAAAGATTCCTTGAAAGCATGTATGTCAGAGAAGGGATTTCAACTTAGGTAAGGGTTTGAATGGATGCCCACCAAAGTCCCTTCTTGCTCTCAGAGTTCATTATTTTACAAGGAGAGCACTCCAGGATGTAGAAGACTGGAGGGTGAGACCCATGCCTTTGAAAGCCAAGGACAAACATAGCTATTTCTCTACCAGAGATGcttggggcagtggatagagttccaatCTTGAAGCCAGGGAGACCAAGCATTCAGGTATCATCTCTGGCACATCCTAGCTCTGGGTCCCTGGGCAGGTCACAAGCTCCCTATGCCCCCAAACAATGCTCTAAGACTATATTAAGTAATTAACCGTTTGCCTCCCCAAGGAAGTTTCTACATAGGAAAACTCTCTACATTGATGAAATTTTAGGTCTGAACAACCACAAACACAAAAAATCAAATGTTATTGTATCAGGTTGGTGTCTTTTTCCCCATTGGACCATGGGCTCAGTGATTCCTAGGAGCATGGGCCTGCTGAATTTTGTATGTCCCCCAATGTTCTATATACAGttgctgtttaataaatgtttactgagtgagTGTATGAATGAGGTGCCTCCTGAGGGCTCAGTGAATTTTGTTGAGTCCGACAAGACGAGGGCATAAATAACCACAACCAGGCTCCTTGAGACTTGAGATCTTTTTGGTCCTACCAGCCCCAGCCCAGCCTACGCATACCAAGATGTGGTCAGGGCACCTCCCCAACACCAGGCCCACCCAAAGCATTGGAAGGCAGGGAGAAGATTCAAAATCTTGAGTCCACTGGTTACTGGCTCTTCCGAAAGGCCAGCTTCAGCATATTCTGTGCATCCTTGGCTGCCCTGTCTAGATAGGCCCTGAGCATTTGGTAGACAGTGGCAAAGGAGAGGCTACAAGAGGCCAGGACCCCCAGGACGGGCAGGGATGCCAGCTCTTGGGCAAAGGTGATTGCGGTGCCCTTGTTGGCCCGGCCCAGCAAGTCAATGACCTGACTCTTGCTCACCTCGCACAGTGGGCTGCACACCCCACTCTGCATGGCCTGCAGAGACCCGCCAGTCCGTTGAGCCAGCCTGTACAGGGAGGCTGACTCCAGGCCAAAGCTACGACGGTAGGTGGCCATAGTGTTCATGAGCAGGCCGATATCGCAGGCCACCTCGGTCACTCCTGGCACTATCTGAATGTTAAGAGTGCAGGCCACCGTGGCCACGAGCCACACGTGCTGGAGCATGGAGGCAGCCTTTTTCTCCAAGATGGGCTGGGACACATTGGGTAGGGCCACCAGAAAGGCGTGGCGCTTGTGGCTGTCCAGATCTTGGGATATGGTTTCAGCGAACAGTGGGAAGTCATACTTGGCCAGTTCAAACGTGGAGAGCAGGAAGACTTTGGGTTTGACCACTCCCTCAGCTGCAGAAGACAAGAGTCCTAGCCATCTGCCCAGGCCCCCCTCCTCTGGGAAGCCCTCCCAGATGGCTGAGTTGGTCTGAAAAAACTGTCTTCATGGCCCCCTTCCTCCCAATAACCTCCTCCATGGCTCAGCACCCCCCTTTTCTGAAGAAGACCCCACCCCATCATCCAAGCACtggctccttccctcctcctagaAGCCTGGCCAGAGTGTTCTGTCATTCCCTTATCTTATGAAGATAAGGCCTCCCCTTGTTGTTCCCCCAGATAAgaacctgggccatctccaaaGCACCCCCACCTCAGTGGAACCCTCCCAAGCTTCTTAACAAGCCCTTTTTAATAAGATAACTTCAAGGTCCCCAGCTGAGCCCAGCCCATCTCCATCCTGTTCTGGAAGCCTTCCCTGGCCTCTAGGCCATGTTTTAGAGTCAGATCTCTCCAAATTCTGGAGCACAGGGACAAGGCCACAGAGTCACAGTCCTAGAAGGGAGCTGCAAGGGAGGAGGAGCAAGTATCTAAGGCACCCCATTTCTGATCAGGGCCTCCTTCCACAAGTGATCATCCAGGCCTCTCATGACAGGACACTCACAACCTGCTGCCCCTTCTTACAGAACGGCTAAATCTTGTCATTCAGAGGGACTTTGGAGAGCATCT
Proteins encoded:
- the LOC140503670 gene encoding interferon-inducible GTPase 5-like isoform X2, with product MAAFGEVFRGESLAVISAKLRSTLHSLENVRLDIAITGSVSSGKSTFVNALRGLGDEDQGSAKTGLAETTLDPTPYPHPKYPNIIIWDLPSIETPLLQDEYLESIPPSRYDFFIILASERFTTSHAQLACAIQAKKKHFYFVRSKVDVDIAASRQRRPSTFSEEGVLLEIRENCRIYLQAEGVVKPKVFLLSTFELAKYDFPLFAETISQDLDSHKRHAFLVALPNVSQPILEKKAASMLQHVWLVATVACTLNIQIVPGVTEVACDIGLLMNTMATYRRSFGLESASLYRLAQRTGGSLQAMQSGVCSPLCEVSKSQVIDLLGRANKGTAITFAQELASLPVLGVLASCSLSFATVYQMLRAYLDRAAKDAQNMLKLAFRKSQ
- the LOC140503670 gene encoding interferon-inducible GTPase 5-like isoform X1; translation: MAAQSLGTAQESRKSLTLTPEEMAAFGEVFRGESLAVISAKLRSTLHSLENVRLDIAITGSVSSGKSTFVNALRGLGDEDQGSAKTGLAETTLDPTPYPHPKYPNIIIWDLPSIETPLLQDEYLESIPPSRYDFFIILASERFTTSHAQLACAIQAKKKHFYFVRSKVDVDIAASRQRRPSTFSEEGVLLEIRENCRIYLQAEGVVKPKVFLLSTFELAKYDFPLFAETISQDLDSHKRHAFLVALPNVSQPILEKKAASMLQHVWLVATVACTLNIQIVPGVTEVACDIGLLMNTMATYRRSFGLESASLYRLAQRTGGSLQAMQSGVCSPLCEVSKSQVIDLLGRANKGTAITFAQELASLPVLGVLASCSLSFATVYQMLRAYLDRAAKDAQNMLKLAFRKSQ